The following proteins are co-located in the Colletotrichum lupini chromosome 4, complete sequence genome:
- a CDS encoding major facilitator superfamily transporter, producing the protein MWTGEMEKSCLLPNKKSWGKSEERMRLPSSQYLRPLLRLTHLGPSPPHHQEPSLAQSNLDKMASTEVADPELVRPMSGGGPGKKSFHEVERTISNEKADHQRLENVDNELSKYVGDGSITVSRERSDQLRKMIDKRVLVIMIGTYFLQAIDKGTMSFASIMGLQEDTHLKGQEFSWLTTCIYIAILFVEYPQNYIIARVPIAKYLSFSIIAWGAVLACHAACTDFKGLVIVRTLLGIFESACQPAFVILSSMWYRREEQASRVTYWYMMNGAQQVVGGLLAYCFTHIKTGPLKSWQWLFLAYGVVSVIFGVFVFLWMPDSPMRAKCYSEEVKREMVERVRDNQTGIQNKTFKREQAIEALKDPQVWGYSLIALCTTLPTSGLGAFANIIIKSFGFNTLEVQLLAMVLGFYIIFVLLGSVWLVKKFNQNLYVMLGFCVPSVIGTVLLMTVPNNTFSQRVGLLICYYITLSFWSAQTLALSLISRNVAGQTKKQFAVAINFIVWAAGNAIGPQVFLKWDGPRYFIAFATHLGCYALLIIVIICLRIYLSRENRKRDEMVAAGIPEASPDYTAHAFEDKTDKENLSFRYVF; encoded by the exons ATGTGGACCGGGGAAATGGAGAAGTCCTGCCTGCTTCCCAACAAGAAATCTTGGGGTAAAAGTGAGGAGAGAATGAGG CTCCCATCAAGTCAATATCTGAGACCTTTGCTGCGTCTCACTCACCTCGGGCCCTCCCCACCACACCATCAGGAACCTTCTCTCGCTCAGTCTAATCTGGACAAGATGGCCTCTACCGAAGTCGCCGACCCGGAGCTCGTCCGCCCCATGAGCGGAGGCGGCCCGGGCAAGAAGTCCTTCCACGAAGTCGAGCGCACAATCTCCAACGAGAAGGCCGACCACCAGCGCCTCGAGAACGTCGACAATGAGCTGTCAAAGTACGTCGGCGACGGCTCCATCACCGTCTCCAGGGAACGCAGCGATCAGCTGCGCAAGATGATTGATAAGCGCGTCCTGGTCATCATGATCGGCACTTACTTCCTCCAGGCCATCGACAAGGGCACAATGTCCTTCGCCTCCATCATGGGCCTCCAGGAGGACACCCACCTCAAGGGCCAAGAGTTCTCCTGGCTCACCACCTGTATCTACATTGCCATCCTCTTCGTCGAGTACCCCCAGAACTACATCATCGCCCGCGTCCCCATCGCAAAGTACCTCAGCTTCTCCATCATCGCCTGGGGCGCCGTCCTCGCCTGCCACGCCGCCTGTACTGACTTCAAGGGCCTCGTCATCGTCCGCACCCTCCTCGGTATCTTTGAGTCCGCCTGCCAGCCCGCCTTTGTCATTCTCTCCTCCATGTGGTACCGCCGCGAGGAGCAGGCGTCCCGTGTTACGTACTGGTACATGATGAACGGTGCCCAGCAGGTTGTCGGCGGTCTCCTTGCCTACTGCTTCACTCACATCAAGACCGGTCCTCTCAAGTCCTGGCAATGGCTGTTCCTGGCCTACGGTGTTGTGTCCGTCATCTTTGGTGTCTTCGTCTTCCTCTGGATGCCCGACTCGCCCATGCGCGCCAAGTGCTACTCCGAGGAAGTCAAGCGGGAGATGGTCGAGCGTGTCCGCGACAACCAGACTGGTATCCAGAACAAGACCTTCAAGCGCGAGCAGGCCATCGAGGCCCTCAAGGATCCCCAGGTCTGGGGTTACTCTCTTATCGCCCTGTGCACCACCCTGCCCACTTCCGGTCTCGGTGCCTTTGCCAACATCATCATCAAGAGCTTCGGTTTCAACACGCTCGAGGTCCAGCTCTTGGCCATGGTTCTTGGTTTCTACATCATCTTTGTCCTTCTCGGCTCTGTCTGGCTCGTCAAGAAGTTTAACCAGAACCTCTACGTCATGCTTGGCTTCTGTGTCCC TTCCGTCATCGGCACTGTCCTCCTCATGACCGTCCCCAACAACACCTTCTCCCAGCGCGTCGGCCTCCTCATCTGCTACTACATCACCCTCTCCTTCTGGTCAGCCCAGACCCTCGCCCTCTCCCTCATCTCCCGAAACGTCGCCGGCCAGACAAAGAAGCAGTTCGCCGTCGCCATCAACTTCATCGTCTGGGCCGCCGGTAACGCCATCGGCCCCCAGGTCTTCCTCAAGTGGGACGGTCCCCGCTACTTCATTGCCTTCGCCACCCACTTGGGCTGCTACGCGCTtctcatcatcgtcatcatcTGTCTCCGCATCTACCTCTCCCGCGAGAACAGGAAGAGGGATGAGATGG
- a CDS encoding glycosyl hydrolase family 88, which translates to MPAGITELHGVKRADIHKQVKQLIHDMVNIKDTTGEFLMTLENGRVIDTKGWGDWEWTHGIGLYGIWKYYELNGDPADLKIIEDWFRDRFEEGHKGKNINTMAVFLTLAYVYEKTGNETYLPWLDSWAEWAYHDLPRTKYGGMQHITYLEVNDQQLWDDTLMMTVLPLAKIGLVLNRPHYVEEAKRQFLLHLQYLFDAPTGLFFHGWTFHEGGHNFARARWARGNSWLTIVIPEFIELLNLTGDDALRSHLINTLEAQCAALVPLQVENGLWRTLLDVPESEGSYVEASATAGFAYGILKAQRKKYIGKEYEAVAVKAINAILENISPEGELLNTSFGTGMGHDLQHYKDIPRTSMPYGQAMAMMALVEFLRVFV; encoded by the coding sequence ATGCCTGCGGGAATCACAGAGCTCCATGGCGTCAAGCGGGCCGACATTCACAAACAGGTCAAGCAGCTGATCCACGACATGGTCAACATCAAGGACACCACGGGCGAGTTCCTCATGACGCTCGAGAACGGCCGCGTTATCGACACAAAGGGCTGGGGCGACTGGGAATGGACCCACGGCATCGGCCTGTATGGCATCTGGAAGTACTACGAGCTCAATGGCGACCCGGCCGACCTCAAAATCATCGAGGACTGGTTCCGCGACCGCTTCGAGGAGGGCCACAAGGGCAAAAACATCAACACCATGGCCGTCTTCCTCACCCTCGCCTACGTCTATGAAAAGACCGGAAACGAGACCTACCTCCCCTGGCTCGACAGCTGGGCCGAGTGGGCCTACCATGACCTCCCCCGCACAAAGTACGGCGGCATGCAGCACATCACCTACCTCGAGGTCAACGACCAGCAGCTCTGGGACGACACCCTCATGATGACCGTCCTGCCCCTCGCAAAGATCGGTCTCGTCCTCAACCGCCCCCACTACGTCGAGGAGGCCAAGCGCCAGTTCCTACTCCACCTGCAGTACCTCTTTGACGCGCCTACCGGCCTCTTCTTCCACGGCTGGACCTTCCACGAGGGCGGCCACAACTTTGCCCGCGCCCGCTGGGCCCGCGGCAACAGCTGGCTCACCATCGTCATCCCCGAGTTCATCGAGCTGCTCAACCTCACGGGTGATGACGCCCTCCGCTCCCACCTCATCAACACCCTCGAAGCTCAATGTGCCGCCCTCGTGCCGCTGCAGGTCGAAAACGGCCTGTGGAGGACGCTGCTCGACGTGCCCGAGTCCGAGGGCTCCTACGTCGAGGCGAGCGCCACGGCCGGTTTCGCCTACGGCATCCTCAAGGCGCAGCGGAAAAAGTACATTGGAAAGGAGTACGAGGCCGTCGCCGTCAAGGCGATTAATGCCATTCTGGAAAATATTAGCCCGGAGGGCGAGCTGCTCAACACGTCGTTTGGCACGGGTATGGGTCACGATTTGCAGCATTACAAGGATATTCCGCGGACGAGCATGCCCTACGGCCAGGCTATGGCTATGATGGCACTGGTCGAGTTCTTGCGCGTCTTCGTATGA
- a CDS encoding major facilitator superfamily transporter → MPRTTNSNNIARAAAVSRTASSGSFHAGAPIPTLGNIESSRRTTMRRQSTHRYHTFPTPPPKTPREQSSAELFPHSDEDSDASDDDHQQTPLPVKQLALLAFLSLSEQTALNSIGPYLPQMVESFADIPDSQTGLYVGILASAFALAQLSTNLLWGYLSDVVGRKPTMVLGTFMLACCFVGFGFCRTYWQIVVVHVAMGMLNGNAAVVPTVLGEVTDRSNQSRAFTWLPVIYSLGGITGPALGGLLVGTMGKRYPYLAPNLLSAGLLFISVIVVAIWFEETLETLEPDHAAWIPAWARKAWSWISREAQPRRGSWATRWPRRGSQAVVSTDDDDEEEEDDDEDEAGEDQGLLHHASENDAQADDDAKLPGDLATWRQLLNRNTVLVLLTYLVFQLSNISYNSLYPIFADANPPTGRGLPPSKIGISLSLAGVATIAFQAFLFQHLKTRLGNLGTYRIALLGLAVSMALMPWIPYLDDEPLFGIGSGSAWLYAELGVILIIKNICAVGGLSSVMLLITNCAPNHATLGTLNGIAQTLSAAGRSFGPFVSGSLFTLSTRVHPKGEALVWGIFGGIALLGWIGSLAIRNRGLESDDWVGEEDGTDGETEP, encoded by the exons ATGCCTCGCACCACCAACAGCAATAACATTGCTCGCGCAGCTGCTGTGTCCCGGACAGCCTCGTCCGGTTCATTCCACGCAGGCGCTCCCATACCGACTCTTGGAAACATCGAGTCCAGCCGGAGGACCACGATGCGACGCCAGTCTACTCATAGATATCACACCTTTCCGACACCACCTCCCAAGACCCCCCGCGAGCAATCCTCGGCAGAGCTTTTCCCACATTCCGATGAAGATTCCGATGCCTCAGACGACGATCACCAGCAGACTCCTCTGCCCGTCAAACAGCTTGCTTTGCTTGCCTTCCTCTCCTTGAGCGAGCAGACTGCATTAAACTCCATCGGCCCTTACCTGCCTCAGATGGTCGAGTCCTTCGCCGATATCCCCGACTCTCAGACAGGTCTGTATGTCGGTATCCTTGCCTCAGCATTCGCCCTCGCTCAATTATCAACGAACCTACTATGGGGCTACCTATCAGACGTCGTGGGTAGAAAACCGACCATGGTTCTTGGCACCTTTATGTTGGCATGCTGTTTTGTGGGTTTCGGTTTCTGCAGGACCTACTGGCAGATCGTAGTCGTCCATGTGGCCATGGGTATGCTCAATGGCAACGCTGCCGTGGTTCCCACTGTCCTAGGCGAAGTGACGGACCGCTCTAATCAAAGCCGGGCCTTTACATGGCTTCCCGTCATCTACTCCCTAGGCGGCATTACGGGTCCAGCCCTGGGCGGGTTGCTGGTTGGTACCATGGGAAAACGATACCCATATTTGGCGCCCAACTTGCTGAGCGCAGGGTTACTGTTCATCAGCGTGATTGTCGTCGCAATATGGTTCGAGGAGACACTGGAAACCTTGGAGCCAGACCACGCAGCATGGATTCCTGCCTGGGCGCGCAAAGCTTGGTCCTGGATTTCGCGAGAAGCGCAACCGCGCAGAGGCTCATGGGCCACCCGCTGGCCTCGCCGCGGATCACAAGCCGTGGTTAGCactgacgacgacgacgaagaagaagaagacgatgACGAGGATGAGGCGGGAGAGGATCAAGGGTTGCTGCACCATGCATCTGAGAACGATGCCCAGGCCGACGATGACGCGAAACTCCCGGGCGATCTGGCGACATGGCGTCAACTTTTGAACCGCAATACGGTGCTTGTGCTATTGACGTACCTAGTATTCCAGCTGTCCAACATCTCCTACAACAGCTTGTACCCGATTTTCGCCGATGCCAATCCTCCAACTGGGCGCGGTCTTCCGCCAAGCAAGATCGGTATCAGTCTCAGTCTGGCCGGCGTGGCTACTATAGCGTTCCAGGCTTTCCTCTTCCAGCACTTGAAGACGCGGCTGGGAAACCTGGGAACATATCGCATTGCCTTGCTGGGACTGGCCGTTAGCATGGCCCTGATGCCCTGGATTCCGTACTTGGACGACGAGCCGCTGTTCGGTATCGGCAGCGGTTCTGCCTGGCTGTACGCGGAACTCGGCGTTATCTTAATCATCAAGAATATCTGCGCCGTGGGCGGCCTGTCTAGCGTCATGCTCTTG ATCACAAACTGTGCACCGAATCATGCTACTTTGGGAACTTTGAACGGCATCGCCCAGACGCTGTCCGCCGCGGGCCGCAGCTTTGGGCCATTCGTCTCCGGCTCCCTTTTCACGCTCTCCACGCGTGTCCATCCCAAGGGTGAGGCCCTAGTCTGGGGCATATTCGGCGGTATTGCTCTCTTGGGATGGATTGGCTCCCTCGCCATCCGCAACCGCGGCCTCGAGAGTGACGATTGGGTTGGCGAGGAAGATGGCACTGACGGTGAAACTGAGCCATGA